The Pseudarthrobacter sp. NS4 genome includes a window with the following:
- a CDS encoding Na+/H+ antiporter subunit A — MIPVLAVHFTVAVLAPFLFRTWGRNAFYALAAVPAASFAWLLFQHAPVYSGSGAVAEVIHWVPGLRLEFAFRLDALAWVMSLLVLGVGSLVLIYCARYFKRTDQDLGGFGAQLLAFAGAMFGLVVADDLLLLFIFWELTTILSYLLIGFARTRLAARRSALQALMVTTAGGLAMLVGLIMLGHTAGTYRISSILEQAPALASGASGAMVSAAVVLILAGAITKSALVPFHFWLPGAMAAPTPVSAYLHAAAMVKAGIYLVARLAPGFSETAYWQPVVLGLGLATMLVGGYRALRQTDIKLILAYGTVSQLGFLTMVVGLGTPDAALAGLAMLLAHGLFKATLFLVVGIIDHQSGTRDVRKLSGVFSSARALGIVAGVGAASMAGVPLLAGFVAKESVLEAFVHHAADPAAGPWGMVILAGLVLGSVLTFAYSARFMWGAFATKPGVEQTPFKAIKPSFLAAPAILSLLTVAYGIWPVAVDAWIQPYAALFASTASDAGTPGEQAGHLALWHGFTPALGLTALTFALGAAMYFARNGVARLQALVPDWLDADRAYQLTIGALDDVAVWVTGRTQRGSLYYYLAVILSVAFVLPLAAMLAAGQPLPEGIYLVDPGSPLQLVVGAGIVIGALAAVKANKRFLAVLMVAVSGYGIALMFALQGAPDLALTQMLVETIILVAFVLAMRSLPPELRDRTGGKYRVVRVIIGLAFGTTMVFAAIFAMGARTAMPVSLEFPQLAYEGGGGLNIVNVTLVDIRAWDTFGEITVLALAATGVASLIFIRGRGDRIQTSVNIAEGTVGRLHGVDPGSRDGAALAISRRFAASARDAWLVAGRTLAPERRSIIFEVVTRLIFHSLLIFSLYLLLAGHNLPGGGFAGGLTAGLALTIRYLAGGRFELREATPVSAGALLGIGLAVAAASGAVPLLLGGQVFQTAIIEIWLPVFGDIKFVTSTIFDIGVYIVVVGLVLDVLRSLGAEIDEHFEERATAPAEDQEPEGLSTEATAEATAGGKA, encoded by the coding sequence GTGATCCCAGTCCTTGCCGTGCACTTTACGGTGGCTGTGCTGGCGCCCTTCCTGTTCAGGACCTGGGGCCGCAACGCGTTCTACGCGCTGGCAGCAGTTCCCGCCGCCTCCTTTGCCTGGCTCCTGTTCCAGCACGCCCCGGTCTACTCGGGATCCGGGGCAGTCGCGGAGGTCATTCACTGGGTTCCCGGCCTCCGCCTGGAGTTCGCCTTCCGACTGGATGCCCTGGCGTGGGTGATGTCCCTGCTGGTGCTGGGCGTCGGCTCCCTGGTGCTGATCTATTGTGCGCGGTACTTCAAGCGGACTGACCAGGACCTGGGCGGTTTTGGAGCGCAGCTCCTGGCCTTCGCCGGGGCAATGTTCGGCCTGGTAGTTGCTGATGACCTGCTGCTCCTGTTCATCTTCTGGGAACTGACCACCATCCTGTCCTACCTGTTGATTGGTTTCGCCCGGACCAGGCTGGCAGCACGGCGCTCGGCGCTGCAGGCGCTGATGGTCACCACGGCCGGCGGCCTGGCCATGCTCGTGGGCCTGATCATGCTGGGCCACACCGCCGGCACCTACCGCATATCCAGCATCCTGGAGCAGGCACCGGCGCTGGCCAGCGGCGCGTCCGGCGCCATGGTGAGTGCCGCCGTCGTACTCATCCTGGCCGGCGCCATCACCAAATCCGCGCTGGTCCCGTTCCACTTCTGGTTGCCTGGCGCCATGGCCGCGCCCACCCCGGTCAGCGCGTACCTGCATGCCGCGGCGATGGTCAAGGCCGGCATCTACCTGGTGGCCCGGCTGGCTCCCGGCTTTTCCGAGACGGCGTACTGGCAGCCTGTTGTGCTGGGCCTGGGGCTGGCAACCATGCTGGTGGGCGGCTACCGGGCGCTGCGGCAGACGGATATCAAGCTCATCCTCGCCTACGGCACCGTGAGCCAGCTCGGTTTCCTCACCATGGTGGTAGGGCTCGGCACGCCGGACGCCGCCCTGGCCGGCCTCGCGATGCTGCTGGCGCACGGGCTGTTCAAAGCCACGCTGTTCCTGGTAGTGGGCATCATCGACCACCAGTCCGGAACCCGTGATGTCCGGAAGCTTTCCGGCGTCTTCAGCTCGGCACGCGCCCTTGGCATCGTGGCCGGCGTTGGCGCCGCGTCCATGGCCGGGGTTCCGCTGCTGGCCGGCTTCGTGGCCAAGGAATCCGTACTGGAAGCCTTCGTGCACCATGCCGCGGATCCCGCAGCCGGGCCTTGGGGAATGGTCATCCTGGCCGGGTTGGTCCTCGGATCAGTCCTGACGTTCGCCTACAGTGCGCGCTTTATGTGGGGAGCCTTCGCCACCAAGCCAGGCGTGGAGCAGACCCCCTTCAAGGCCATCAAGCCCTCCTTCCTGGCTGCCCCGGCCATCCTCAGCCTGCTCACCGTCGCCTACGGAATCTGGCCCGTCGCAGTGGATGCCTGGATCCAGCCGTACGCGGCGCTGTTCGCCTCCACCGCGTCCGACGCCGGCACTCCGGGTGAGCAGGCCGGCCACCTTGCCCTGTGGCATGGCTTCACCCCGGCCCTGGGCCTGACAGCGCTCACGTTCGCCTTGGGTGCGGCCATGTACTTCGCCCGCAACGGAGTGGCCCGGCTGCAGGCCCTGGTGCCGGACTGGCTGGACGCCGATCGCGCCTACCAGCTGACCATCGGTGCGCTCGACGACGTTGCCGTATGGGTCACCGGCCGTACCCAGCGCGGTTCCCTGTACTACTACCTGGCCGTCATCCTCAGCGTGGCGTTCGTGCTGCCCCTGGCCGCCATGCTGGCGGCCGGCCAGCCGCTGCCGGAGGGCATCTACCTGGTGGACCCGGGCTCGCCGCTTCAGCTCGTGGTGGGGGCCGGCATCGTGATAGGCGCCCTGGCCGCGGTCAAGGCGAACAAGCGCTTCCTGGCGGTCCTGATGGTGGCGGTAAGCGGCTACGGAATTGCGCTGATGTTCGCGCTGCAGGGCGCCCCGGACCTGGCCCTGACGCAGATGCTGGTGGAAACCATCATCCTGGTGGCGTTCGTCCTGGCGATGCGCAGCCTGCCGCCCGAACTCCGGGACCGGACCGGCGGAAAGTACCGGGTTGTCCGCGTCATCATCGGGCTCGCATTCGGTACCACCATGGTCTTCGCCGCGATCTTCGCCATGGGTGCACGGACTGCAATGCCCGTTTCGCTGGAATTCCCTCAGCTGGCCTACGAAGGTGGCGGCGGACTGAATATCGTCAACGTGACCCTTGTGGACATCCGCGCCTGGGACACCTTCGGCGAAATTACCGTGCTGGCGCTCGCCGCCACGGGTGTGGCAAGCCTGATCTTCATCCGCGGCCGCGGCGACCGGATCCAGACCTCCGTCAACATTGCCGAGGGCACCGTGGGCCGCCTCCACGGCGTTGACCCGGGTTCCCGCGACGGCGCAGCTTTGGCCATCAGCCGGAGGTTCGCGGCGTCCGCACGTGATGCATGGCTGGTGGCAGGCCGGACCCTGGCACCTGAACGCCGCTCCATCATTTTCGAAGTGGTCACCCGCCTGATTTTCCACTCCCTGCTGATCTTCTCCCTGTACCTGTTGCTTGCCGGGCACAACCTTCCGGGCGGCGGCTTCGCCGGCGGCCTGACAGCCGGCCTGGCCCTCACCATCCGATACCTGGCCGGCGGCCGGTTTGAACTGCGCGAGGCAACTCCCGTCAGTGCGGGGGCCCTGCTGGGTATCGGCCTGGCAGTGGCGGCTGCCTCGGGTGCGGTGCCGCTGCTGCTGGGCGGACAGGTCTTCCAGACGGCCATCATTGAGATTTGGCTGCCCGTCTTCGGCGACATCAAGTTCGTTACCTCCACTATCTTCGATATTGGCGTCTACATCGTGGTGGTGGGCCTGGTGCTGGATGTGCTGCGGAGCCTCGGTGCCGAGATCGATGAGCACTTCGAGGAACGCGCAACAGCCCCCGCAGAAGACCAGGAGCCGGAAGGCCTCTCAACAGAAGCCACCGCAGAAGCCACCGCAGGGGGCAAAGCATGA
- a CDS encoding MFS transporter encodes MNSASAQGAMQPASELESGQLPSSKGRIVAWASWDWGSAAFNAVMTTFVFTVYLTSNAFGGKDQASAVLGGALAVAGFAIALLAPVTGQRSDAGGRRKLWLGINTAAVAVLTALCFFVFPRPEFLLLGVSLIALGNVFFEFAGVNYNAMLAQISTPRNIGKVSGFGWGAGYLGGIVALLIVLQLFVQPSFEWAGASTEESLNIRLVAVFSALWFFVFALPVLFAVPELPRTTQATRLGFLASYGLLIRRIKAIYATSPHTIYFLLASAVFRDGLAAVFTFGGIIAAGTFGFELSEVIFFAIFGNVVAAVGAMIGGFLDDRVGPKAVIIGSLVGLLIAGMVILVLGNGDYVFFGMAWAGSTTFWVFGLFLCLFVGPAQSSSRAYLARLAPHGESGELFGLYATTGRAVSFLAPALFTLSIALATPLVAPGEAQRWGILGIMVVLLAGLLVLLPVKSPDKAPIAVVPTA; translated from the coding sequence ATGAACAGCGCCAGCGCCCAGGGAGCCATGCAGCCGGCTTCCGAACTCGAATCCGGCCAGCTGCCATCAAGCAAGGGCCGGATCGTGGCCTGGGCTTCCTGGGACTGGGGCTCCGCCGCTTTCAACGCCGTGATGACAACGTTCGTTTTCACCGTCTACCTGACATCCAACGCCTTTGGCGGTAAGGACCAGGCCTCGGCAGTCCTGGGCGGCGCCTTGGCGGTTGCCGGGTTCGCCATAGCGCTGTTGGCCCCGGTGACCGGCCAGCGCTCGGATGCCGGCGGACGGCGGAAGCTGTGGCTGGGAATCAACACGGCCGCCGTCGCCGTCCTTACCGCCCTGTGCTTTTTTGTGTTTCCGCGGCCCGAATTCCTGCTCCTCGGAGTGTCCCTGATCGCCCTGGGCAACGTCTTCTTCGAATTCGCCGGAGTCAACTACAACGCCATGCTCGCCCAGATCTCCACTCCCCGGAACATCGGCAAGGTCAGCGGGTTCGGCTGGGGCGCAGGGTACCTGGGCGGCATCGTAGCGCTGCTGATCGTCCTGCAGTTGTTCGTGCAGCCCAGCTTCGAATGGGCCGGTGCCTCCACCGAGGAGAGCCTGAACATCCGGCTGGTTGCTGTGTTCTCGGCCCTGTGGTTCTTCGTCTTCGCACTGCCGGTGCTGTTTGCGGTCCCCGAACTGCCGAGAACCACCCAGGCCACGCGGCTCGGCTTCCTGGCCAGCTACGGACTGCTGATCCGGCGGATCAAGGCCATCTACGCCACCAGCCCCCACACCATCTACTTCCTGTTGGCCAGTGCCGTGTTCCGCGACGGGCTGGCCGCCGTCTTCACGTTCGGCGGGATCATCGCCGCCGGCACCTTCGGCTTTGAACTGTCCGAGGTCATCTTCTTTGCCATCTTCGGAAACGTGGTGGCGGCCGTTGGCGCCATGATCGGCGGGTTCCTGGATGACAGGGTGGGTCCCAAGGCGGTGATCATCGGATCCCTGGTGGGCCTGCTGATCGCCGGCATGGTCATCCTGGTCCTCGGCAACGGCGACTACGTCTTTTTCGGCATGGCCTGGGCCGGCAGCACCACCTTCTGGGTGTTCGGCCTGTTCCTCTGCCTGTTCGTGGGGCCAGCCCAATCGTCTTCCCGCGCTTACCTGGCCCGCCTTGCTCCGCACGGCGAATCGGGCGAACTCTTTGGCCTTTACGCCACCACCGGCCGGGCCGTCAGTTTCCTCGCACCGGCCCTCTTCACCCTCTCCATCGCCTTGGCCACGCCGCTGGTTGCCCCCGGCGAGGCCCAGCGCTGGGGAATCCTCGGCATCATGGTGGTGCTCCTCGCCGGCCTCCTGGTCCTGCTCCCCGTGAAGTCGCCGGACAAGGCGCCCATCGCCGTCGTTCCCACCGCATGA
- a CDS encoding Gfo/Idh/MocA family protein produces MESTQLRPRAGIIGTGGIAHAHAEALKLAGADLAVAVDIDPDRAATFAAEMGVARTAPTLGAAAEAGLDLVAVCTPPSSHATLALEALTLGLNVVLEKPPALSLRQMRELQDAERASGKHVSCIFQHRFGTGARKLAALQESGTLGNPLTGFCNTLWFRNQEYFDVPWRGQWDVEGGGPTMGHGIHQFDMLLHLWGPWQEVTAFAGRLARRTETEDVSTAIVRFESGALSTVINSVISPRETSELRFDYENATVELEHLYGYDDSHWRFTPAPGQEHLAAQWADGSGVIPSGHPAQYAHIVEAISAGTVPPVTLAEAYPTMELAAAIYASAITGKTVRRGDITDGNPFFDRADGRLEPWKLEKSNA; encoded by the coding sequence ATGGAAAGCACGCAATTGCGCCCCCGGGCAGGGATTATCGGCACCGGCGGGATAGCACATGCCCATGCCGAGGCCCTCAAGCTGGCCGGCGCCGACCTTGCAGTCGCCGTAGACATCGACCCCGACCGTGCGGCCACGTTTGCGGCGGAGATGGGCGTCGCCCGGACTGCCCCTACCCTGGGGGCCGCAGCCGAAGCCGGACTGGACCTGGTCGCCGTCTGCACACCGCCGTCGTCGCACGCTACCCTCGCCCTGGAGGCACTCACACTTGGCCTGAACGTGGTCCTGGAAAAGCCGCCGGCCCTGTCGCTGCGGCAAATGCGTGAGCTGCAGGACGCGGAACGTGCATCGGGCAAGCATGTCAGCTGCATTTTCCAGCACCGCTTTGGCACGGGTGCCCGCAAACTCGCCGCACTGCAGGAATCAGGGACCCTCGGAAACCCGCTCACCGGGTTCTGCAACACGCTGTGGTTCCGCAACCAGGAGTACTTCGACGTTCCGTGGCGAGGCCAATGGGATGTTGAAGGCGGCGGACCCACGATGGGTCACGGCATCCACCAGTTCGACATGCTGCTCCACCTTTGGGGCCCGTGGCAGGAAGTCACCGCGTTCGCGGGACGCCTGGCACGGCGCACGGAAACCGAAGACGTCTCCACGGCCATCGTCCGGTTCGAATCCGGCGCCCTGAGTACGGTTATCAACTCGGTCATCTCACCGCGGGAAACCTCTGAGCTCCGGTTTGACTACGAAAACGCCACCGTGGAGCTCGAGCACCTCTACGGTTACGACGACTCACACTGGCGCTTCACCCCGGCTCCGGGCCAGGAGCACTTGGCAGCCCAATGGGCTGACGGTTCCGGCGTGATCCCCAGCGGCCACCCCGCCCAGTACGCGCACATCGTGGAGGCCATCAGCGCCGGAACGGTTCCGCCGGTCACCTTGGCCGAGGCCTATCCCACCATGGAGCTGGCAGCCGCCATCTACGCCTCGGCCATCACGGGCAAGACCGTGCGCCGCGGCGACATCACCGACGGAAACCCGTTCTTTGACCGAGCCGACGGCCGGCTGGAACCCTGGAAACTCGAAAAGAGCAACGCATGA
- a CDS encoding PmoA family protein, translating to MSTTSPAASASTTGSPFSWTDDGTAVAVSLDGVPVLTYTYAADDPQEESPRPYFHPIRTRTGDLVTAYRPHDHVWHKGIAWSLPHLGPDNFWGGPSYRRGQDYQWLPNNGAMRHRELRQSADDGGRFRFAHALQWVTQQGSLVVEEERSFQVVPGTDSSYTLLFETAMTNVSGEAIHIGSPTTEGRENAGYGGLFWRGPRSFTGGAIIGPGGAGGEELRGQRAPWLSFVGQHDETCSFSTLVMVDDPASEHPEPEWFARSEPFACMGPAPFFSEEVLFEAGATLRYRFGVVIADGQSDAARSESLATTARELLAGLPRRSQQ from the coding sequence ATGAGCACCACCTCCCCAGCCGCCTCCGCCTCCACCACCGGAAGCCCGTTCAGCTGGACGGACGACGGCACAGCCGTTGCTGTTTCGCTGGACGGCGTCCCCGTCCTCACCTATACCTACGCGGCGGACGACCCCCAGGAGGAGTCGCCGCGGCCGTATTTCCATCCCATCAGGACCAGGACCGGAGACCTGGTCACCGCCTACCGTCCCCACGACCATGTGTGGCACAAGGGCATCGCCTGGTCCCTGCCGCACCTTGGCCCGGACAACTTCTGGGGCGGACCAAGCTACCGGCGTGGGCAGGACTACCAGTGGCTGCCGAACAACGGCGCCATGCGGCACCGGGAACTCCGCCAGTCAGCGGACGACGGCGGCAGGTTCCGTTTTGCCCACGCGCTGCAGTGGGTCACGCAGCAGGGCTCCCTGGTGGTTGAGGAGGAGCGTTCCTTCCAGGTTGTGCCCGGCACGGACAGCAGCTACACCCTGCTCTTTGAAACTGCCATGACCAACGTGTCCGGCGAAGCCATCCACATCGGCTCGCCCACCACCGAGGGCCGTGAAAATGCAGGCTACGGGGGCCTCTTCTGGCGCGGGCCGCGGTCCTTCACCGGCGGAGCCATCATCGGTCCGGGCGGCGCCGGCGGCGAAGAGCTGCGCGGCCAGCGGGCACCCTGGCTGTCCTTCGTTGGCCAGCACGACGAAACCTGCAGTTTCTCCACTCTGGTCATGGTTGACGATCCCGCCAGCGAGCACCCCGAGCCCGAATGGTTCGCCCGCTCGGAGCCGTTCGCATGCATGGGGCCCGCCCCCTTCTTCAGCGAAGAAGTCCTGTTTGAGGCGGGCGCTACGCTGCGCTACCGGTTCGGCGTAGTAATCGCCGACGGCCAGTCCGACGCCGCCCGTTCCGAATCACTGGCGACGACGGCCCGGGAACTGCTTGCCGGCCTTCCGCGGCGGTCACAGCAGTGA
- a CDS encoding cupin, whose protein sequence is MTGGTGQVHTISMAGAAEHDLAAGSLLWFSPGTVHRLVNADTLTLNVIMSNAGLPEAGDAVFTFPRAILEDAEEYGRHAVLPSGADDHGVAAAARTRRDLALEGYAELHKAVGRDGTEALQEFHRLAAALVRPRVERWKHVWQDTVRRQVDAAEQALADLAKGSAEPMAGAAVATATQRQGEGYGMCGRLTTWATPALCESHANRVPGD, encoded by the coding sequence GTGACAGGCGGCACCGGGCAGGTCCACACCATCTCAATGGCGGGCGCGGCGGAACACGACCTCGCCGCCGGCTCGCTGCTCTGGTTCAGCCCGGGTACTGTGCACCGGCTGGTGAATGCAGACACGCTCACGCTCAACGTGATCATGTCCAATGCGGGCCTGCCGGAAGCGGGTGATGCCGTCTTCACGTTTCCGCGGGCAATTCTGGAGGATGCGGAAGAGTATGGCCGGCATGCGGTCCTCCCCTCCGGCGCGGATGACCATGGCGTGGCCGCTGCCGCCCGGACACGCCGGGACCTTGCATTGGAAGGATACGCCGAACTGCATAAAGCAGTAGGCAGGGACGGCACGGAAGCGTTGCAGGAGTTCCACCGCCTGGCGGCAGCCCTGGTCCGCCCGCGCGTGGAGCGCTGGAAGCACGTCTGGCAGGACACTGTCCGCAGGCAGGTGGACGCCGCGGAGCAGGCCCTGGCAGACCTGGCCAAGGGTTCAGCGGAGCCCATGGCGGGAGCTGCTGTGGCAACTGCCACCCAGCGTCAGGGCGAGGGATATGGCATGTGCGGCAGGCTCACCACTTGGGCGACTCCCGCCTTGTGTGAGTCCCACGCCAACCGGGTCCCGGGCGACTAG
- a CDS encoding cation:proton antiporter regulatory subunit, which produces MNVDETNLPGLGRRKDFMTASGRRIGVVERREGQTELIISAWDDPDTCQASIPLNSEEAATLGNLLGGQHLTMKLTEEHKDVPGIVTRQFSITPDSPFQHQPMGKACIRTRCGVSIVAIMREGEVLPSPGPDVVLHTGDLLIAVGTQEGLDTAADILRNG; this is translated from the coding sequence ATGAACGTGGATGAGACCAACCTTCCCGGCCTGGGCCGGCGGAAGGATTTCATGACAGCCTCCGGCCGCCGGATCGGCGTGGTGGAGCGGCGGGAGGGCCAGACGGAGCTCATCATCTCCGCCTGGGACGATCCCGATACCTGCCAGGCCTCGATTCCGCTTAACAGCGAGGAAGCAGCCACCCTGGGCAACCTCCTGGGCGGGCAGCATCTGACCATGAAGCTGACGGAGGAGCACAAAGACGTCCCGGGGATCGTCACCCGGCAGTTCTCCATCACTCCGGATTCCCCGTTCCAGCACCAACCCATGGGAAAGGCATGCATCCGCACGCGATGCGGCGTATCCATCGTCGCCATCATGCGTGAAGGCGAGGTCCTCCCCTCGCCCGGGCCCGACGTCGTCCTTCACACCGGTGACCTGCTGATCGCCGTTGGCACCCAGGAAGGCCTCGACACCGCGGCCGATATCCTGCGCAACGGATAA
- a CDS encoding cation:proton antiporter: MDPLALTLIELGAVVFCLGLLARLAGRIGMSPIPLYLLGGLAFGAGGIVELDGIKEFSHLAGEIGVILLLLMLGLEYTAAELFTGLRRSWQAGVLDLVLNFLPGVLLALFLGWGGVGAMVMGGVTYISSSGIAAKVITDLGRLGNRETPVVLSILVFEDLAMALYLPILTTILAGVSFLGGLTTVGVALAVVSLVLWVALRHGHRVSKAVHSENSEIFLLNVLGAALLVAGLASAMQVSAAVGAFMLGIAISGATAHNATRILEPLRDLFAAIFFVAFGLNTDPSSIPPVLGWALVLAVITAATKMATGIWAAKQVGIARPGRFRAGATLIARGEFSIVIAGLAVASGAVPGELAALATAYVLIMAVAGPLAARYVEPLAKAVPGKPGVAAAKA; this comes from the coding sequence GTGGACCCGTTGGCCCTGACCCTCATTGAACTGGGGGCCGTTGTGTTCTGCCTCGGCCTTTTGGCCAGGTTGGCCGGACGGATCGGAATGTCACCCATACCGCTCTACCTCCTGGGTGGACTCGCTTTCGGTGCAGGAGGCATCGTCGAGCTGGACGGCATCAAGGAGTTCTCGCACCTGGCCGGAGAAATCGGCGTAATCCTCCTGCTGCTTATGCTCGGCTTGGAATATACGGCGGCGGAGCTGTTCACGGGGCTCCGCCGGTCTTGGCAGGCCGGCGTGCTGGACCTGGTCCTGAACTTCCTGCCTGGCGTCCTCCTGGCCCTTTTCCTTGGCTGGGGTGGAGTGGGGGCAATGGTGATGGGCGGCGTCACTTACATCTCGTCATCGGGAATCGCAGCGAAGGTGATCACCGACCTCGGCCGCCTGGGCAACCGGGAAACCCCTGTGGTGCTGTCCATCCTGGTGTTCGAGGACCTGGCGATGGCCCTCTACCTACCCATCCTCACCACAATCCTTGCCGGGGTGAGCTTCCTCGGCGGCCTGACCACCGTGGGCGTTGCGCTGGCCGTGGTGAGCCTCGTCCTGTGGGTGGCGCTGCGGCACGGTCACCGCGTGTCAAAAGCAGTCCACAGCGAGAACTCGGAGATCTTCCTCCTCAACGTCCTCGGCGCGGCCCTGCTCGTGGCCGGTTTGGCCTCTGCCATGCAGGTCTCCGCAGCGGTGGGCGCCTTCATGCTCGGGATCGCCATTTCCGGCGCCACAGCCCATAACGCAACCCGCATCCTTGAACCGCTCCGCGACCTGTTCGCCGCCATCTTCTTCGTCGCGTTCGGACTCAATACCGACCCATCATCCATTCCACCCGTGCTGGGCTGGGCCCTGGTGCTGGCCGTCATTACGGCGGCCACCAAAATGGCAACAGGCATCTGGGCCGCTAAACAGGTTGGTATTGCCCGGCCCGGCCGGTTCCGGGCGGGAGCCACCCTCATTGCCCGCGGCGAATTTTCCATCGTGATCGCCGGCCTGGCGGTGGCGTCCGGAGCGGTACCGGGTGAACTCGCGGCACTGGCCACGGCCTACGTCCTGATAATGGCAGTTGCAGGGCCGCTGGCTGCCCGCTACGTGGAGCCACTGGCGAAGGCCGTCCCCGGAAAACCAGGCGTCGCTGCCGCCAAGGCTTAG
- the dcd gene encoding dCTP deaminase, with translation MLISDRDIRAEIDSQRIVLEPYDPAMVQPSSVDVRIDKFFRLFDNHKYAHIDPAQEQPELTRLVEVEEDEAFILHPGEFVLGSTYETVTLPDDIAARLEGKSSLGRLGLLTHSTAGFIDPGFSGHVTLELSNMATLPIKLWPGMKIGQLCFFRLTSSAEYPYGQGGYGNRYQGQRGPTASRSHLNFHRTSI, from the coding sequence GTGCTGATCTCTGACCGTGATATTCGTGCCGAAATAGACTCCCAGCGGATCGTTCTGGAACCGTACGATCCGGCGATGGTGCAGCCATCTTCCGTGGACGTCCGGATCGACAAGTTCTTCCGGCTTTTCGACAACCACAAGTACGCGCACATTGACCCGGCCCAGGAGCAGCCTGAGCTGACGCGGCTCGTGGAAGTGGAAGAGGACGAAGCCTTCATCCTGCACCCCGGGGAGTTCGTCCTGGGCTCCACTTATGAGACTGTCACGCTTCCCGATGACATCGCGGCCCGGCTGGAAGGCAAGTCTTCCCTGGGGCGGCTGGGGCTCCTGACGCACTCCACCGCCGGCTTCATCGACCCGGGCTTTTCGGGGCACGTCACCCTGGAGCTGTCCAACATGGCGACGCTGCCCATCAAGCTGTGGCCGGGCATGAAGATCGGCCAGCTCTGTTTCTTCCGCCTGACATCCTCGGCGGAGTATCCCTATGGCCAGGGCGGGTACGGCAACCGCTACCAGGGCCAGCGCGGGCCTACGGCCAGCCGCAGCCACCTGAACTTCCACCGGACCAGCATTTAG